The proteins below are encoded in one region of Sphaerodactylus townsendi isolate TG3544 linkage group LG06, MPM_Stown_v2.3, whole genome shotgun sequence:
- the GPR85 gene encoding probable G-protein coupled receptor 85 isoform X1 — MANYSHAADNILQNLSPLTAFLKLTSLGFIIGVSVVGNLLISILLVKDKTLHRAPYYFLLDLCCSDILRSAICFPFVFTSVKNGSSWTYGTLTCKVIAFLGVLSCFHTAFMLFCISVTRYLAIAHHRFYTKRLTFWTCLAVICMVWTLSVAMAFPPVLDVGTYSFIREEDQCTFQHRSFRANDSLGFMLLLALILLATQLVYLKLIFFVHDRRKMKPVQFVAAVSQNWTFHGPGASGQAAANWLAGFGRGPTPPTLLGIRQNANTTGRRRLLVLDEFKMEKRISRMFYIMTFLFLTLWGPYLVACYWRVFARGPVVPGGFLTAAVWMSFAQAGINPFVCIFSNRELRRCFSTTLLYCRKSRLPREPYCVI, encoded by the coding sequence ATGGCGAACTACAGCCATGCAGCTGACAACATTTTACAAAATCTATCCCCTTTAACAGCATTTTTGAAACTGACTTCACTGGGTTTCATCATAGGAGTCAGTGTGGTGGGTAACCTCCTGATCTCCATTTTGCTAGTCAAAGATAAGACCTTGCATAGAGCACCCTACTACTTCCTGCTGGATCTTTGCTGCTCAGACATCCTCCGATCTGCCATTTGTTTCCCATTTGTTTTCACATCAGTGAAAAACGGCTCTTCTTGGACTTATGGGACTCTCACTTGTAAAGTGATTGCCTTCTTGGGGGTCCTATCCTGTTTTCATACTGCTTTCATGCTGTTCTGCATAAGTGTCACCAGATACTTAGCGATTGCTCACCACCGCTTTTATACAAAAAGACTGACCTTTTGGACTTGCTTGGCAGTTATTTGTATGGTGTGGACCCTATCCGTAGCGATGGCTTTCCCTCCTGTGTTGGATGTGGGAACCTACTCATTCATTCGGGAGGAAGACCAATGCACCTTTCAACATCGTTCATTCAGAGCCAATGATTCTCTGGGATTTATGTTGCTTCTCGCTCTTATCCTTCTAGCCACACAGCTTGTCTACCTCAAGCTGATCTTTTTTGTTCATGATCGTCGGAAAATGAAGCCAGTTCAGTTTGTGGCAGCGGTGAGCCAGAACTGGACGTTTCATGGTCCTGGAGCCAGTGGTCAAGCCGCTGCTAACTGGCTAGCTGGATTTGGAAGGGGTCCCACGCCACCTACCTTGCTTGGGATCAGGCAGAATGCCAACACCACAGGCAGGAGAAGGCTACTTGTCTTGGATGAGTTCAAAATGGAAAAGCGCATTAGTAGAATGTTCTATATCATGACATTCCTCTTTCTGACCTTGTGGGGTCCCTACTTGGTAGCCTGTTACTGGAGAGTTTTTGCAAGGGGGCCTGTGGTTCCAGGGGGATTTCTAACGGCAGCTGTTTGGATGAGTTTTGCCCAAGCTGGAATCAATCCTTTTGTCTGCATTTTCTCCAACAGGGAGCTGAGGCGCTGTTTCAGCACAACCCTTCTTTACTGCAGAAAATCCAGGTTACCAAGGGAACCTTACTGTGTTATATGA
- the GPR85 gene encoding probable G-protein coupled receptor 85 isoform X3, producing the protein MQSSSRGKKASAWKAGELRKTASMLLGPRPPFCLLQGPLAHSWLRAATKAGSSSSRLWLGRLPGPRRAGGGGGCVTGRDCAAATGEDEARNSRRLTEHAPAEPTDYSASVKSGRTNRDQYGWIFLMA; encoded by the exons ATGCAGTCATCATCGAGAGGAAAAAAAGCGAGCGCGTGGAAAGCAGGCGAGCTGAGAAAGACAGCCTCGATGCTGCTGGGTCCCAGGCCGCCCTTTTGCTTGCTCCAGGGGCCACTCGCACACTCCTGGCTCCGCGCTGCCACAAAGGCAGGCTCCTCTTCTAGCCGGCTCTGGCTGGGGAGGTTGCCTGGCCCTCGCagagccggcggcggcggcggctgcgttACTGGGCGAGATTGTGCCGCTGCGACAGGAGAAGACGAGGCTAGGAACTCGAGGAGGCTGACTGAGCATGCGCCGGCGGAGCCCACTGACTACAGTGCCTCAGTCAAG TCTGGAAGAACAAACAGGGATCAATATGGTTGG atattTTTGATGGCATGA
- the GPR85 gene encoding probable G-protein coupled receptor 85 isoform X2 codes for MQSSSRGKKASAWKAGELRKTASMLLGPRPPFCLLQGPLAHSWLRAATKAGSSSSRLWLGRLPGPRRAGGGGGCVTGRDCAAATGEDEARNSRRLTEHAPAEPTDYSASVKSGLGKKPGSQKGGFLLSLFSLEEQTGINMVGYF; via the exons ATGCAGTCATCATCGAGAGGAAAAAAAGCGAGCGCGTGGAAAGCAGGCGAGCTGAGAAAGACAGCCTCGATGCTGCTGGGTCCCAGGCCGCCCTTTTGCTTGCTCCAGGGGCCACTCGCACACTCCTGGCTCCGCGCTGCCACAAAGGCAGGCTCCTCTTCTAGCCGGCTCTGGCTGGGGAGGTTGCCTGGCCCTCGCagagccggcggcggcggcggctgcgttACTGGGCGAGATTGTGCCGCTGCGACAGGAGAAGACGAGGCTAGGAACTCGAGGAGGCTGACTGAGCATGCGCCGGCGGAGCCCACTGACTACAGTGCCTCAGTCAAG tcaggATTGGGGAAGAAGCCTGGTTCTCAGAAAGGAGGATTTCTGTTGTCTCTTTTCAGTCTGGAAGAACAAACAGGGATCAATATGGTTGG atattTTTGA